The DNA segment GAACGCCGGCATCGCCCGGCTCGTGGCCGAAGCGCACCCCGTCACCATCGGCGCCATCACCGATGCCGAGCTGGACGCCCAGCCCGACCTCGTCAAGAGCATGAGCGTGCAGCCGCCGCGCGGCAGCGGCCAGGTGCGCACCGTGCGCGTGGGCACCGATGGCCAGCCCCGGATCGACCTGCAGCCCTGCGGCGGCACCCACGTCGCCAACACCGCAGAGATCGGCGCGGTGGTCGTCACCAAAATCGAGAAAAAAGGCGCCATGGCCCGCCGCGTGGTGCTCGGCTTCGCGGCCTGAGCCCGCGTCCAGGAACCAACGCCGCCCGCGCCGCTCTCACCCGCGCCATGTCCGTCCGCCTCCTGCAGCGCCTGCTGCCGCCCCTCGCCCTCCTGGCTGCCTGCGCCCTGGCGGCCCCGGCCTCCGCCCAGCTGCTCTCCCAGCCAGCCGGCGGCGCCCCTGCCGGCCCCGTGGCCGGAAGCAGCACCGTCACCACCCCGCACGTGCGCGCCGAACTGGTGGCGCACGCGCCCGACGGCGTGGGGCCGGGCAAGCCGCTGTGGCTGGGCCTGTCGATCACGCACCAGCCCGAGTGGCACACCTACTGGAAGAACCCGGGCGACTCCGGCCTGCCCACGCAGATCGAATGGCGCCAGTTGCCGCCGGGCATCGACGCGGGCGAGATCGCCTGGCCCGTGCCGCGCAAGATCCCCATCGGCACGCTGGCCAACTACGGCTACGAGGGCACGGTGCTGCTGCCCGTGCCCATGACCGTCTCCGGCGCGTTCTCGCCGGGCCCGCTGGCGCGCAACGCCACCTTCACCCTGCATGCCTCCTGGCTGGTCTGCCGCAAGGAATGCATTCCCGAAGAGGGCACCTTCACCCTGCAGGTGCCCATCGCCAGCACCACCGCCATGCAGGCGCAGGATTTCGAGGCGGCGCGCCAGGCCCATCCGCAGCCGCTGCCGCCGCCGGCAGCCGCGGCTGCCGGCGGCACCCGCAGCCACGCGCGGGTGGAACGCGGCATGCTGGTGCTCACCGTGGCCGGCCTGCCCGAGGCAGTGCGCGGCAAGCCGCTGGACTTCTTCCCCGAAACGCCCGGCATCATCGAGACCGCCGACGACGGCACGCAGGACTGGCAGGGCGACGTCTGGACCGCGCGCGTGCCGCTGTCCGCCCAGCGCAGCGAAGGCCCCATGCCCCTGCCCGTCGTGCTCGCGCAGGGCGGCCGGGGATGGCGCGCCGAGCTCCCCGTGGAAGGCGGCTGGCCCCGGCCGGCCTCCATGGCCACCGTCTCGCCCGCCCTGGAGGCCGCGCTGCGCGCGAATGCGCAGCAGGCATCGGCACCGGCCCCGGTGGCGCCCGCCGCCCCGGCACCGGCCGGCGTCCTGGCGGCCGCGCTGCTGGGTGCCCTGCTCGGCGGTCTGGTGCTCAACCTCATGCCCTGCGTGTTCCCGGTGCTCGCCATCAAGGTGGCCGGGTTCGCGCGCCACGGGCAGGACCGGCGCGCCCACCGGCTGGGCGGCATCGCCTACACGGCCGGCGTGGTGCTCTCCTTCCTGGCCCTGGGCGGTGCCATGCTGGCGCTGCGCGCGGCCGGCGAGGCCGTCGGCTGGGGCTTCCAGCTGCAGTCGCCCGCCGTGGTGGCGGCGCTGGCCGCGCTGTTCACGCTGATCGGCCTCAACCTCTCCGGCGTGTTCGAGTTCGGCCGCATGCTGCCCTCCTCCCTGGCCGGCCTGCAGGCCCGCCACCCCGTGGCCGATGCCTTCCTGACCGGCGTGCTCGCCGTGGCCGTGGCCTCGCCCTGCACCGCTCCCTTCATGGGCGCCTCGGTCGGCCTCA comes from the Paracidovorax avenae ATCC 19860 genome and includes:
- a CDS encoding protein-disulfide reductase DsbD family protein, which codes for MSVRLLQRLLPPLALLAACALAAPASAQLLSQPAGGAPAGPVAGSSTVTTPHVRAELVAHAPDGVGPGKPLWLGLSITHQPEWHTYWKNPGDSGLPTQIEWRQLPPGIDAGEIAWPVPRKIPIGTLANYGYEGTVLLPVPMTVSGAFSPGPLARNATFTLHASWLVCRKECIPEEGTFTLQVPIASTTAMQAQDFEAARQAHPQPLPPPAAAAAGGTRSHARVERGMLVLTVAGLPEAVRGKPLDFFPETPGIIETADDGTQDWQGDVWTARVPLSAQRSEGPMPLPVVLAQGGRGWRAELPVEGGWPRPASMATVSPALEAALRANAQQASAPAPVAPAAPAPAGVLAAALLGALLGGLVLNLMPCVFPVLAIKVAGFARHGQDRRAHRLGGIAYTAGVVLSFLALGGAMLALRAAGEAVGWGFQLQSPAVVAALAALFTLIGLNLSGVFEFGRMLPSSLAGLQARHPVADAFLTGVLAVAVASPCTAPFMGASVGLTATLPAAQALAVFAALGIGLALPYLAASWVPAVARALPRPGAWMDTLRRFLAFPMFATVVWLVWVLGQQSGIDGAAALLALLVALGMVVWAFTLAGRARMAMAPLSLVVFAALAVAAVPKIVEMAPPAVAAAAPGAAGTVPNTAAWQPWRPGLAEELLAQGRPVFVDYTAAWCVTCQFNKKTTLANDAVLREFAGRNVALLRADWTRRDPAITAALAQLGRSGVPVYVLQAPGRQPVVFSEILGERELRTALAAL